In Fibrobacter sp. UWB2, the following are encoded in one genomic region:
- a CDS encoding glycoside hydrolase family 2 TIM barrel-domain containing protein has product MNFGSSLSLVLSAGLLSAVSLFAQPNDEWNGKPRIFGVNRLNPHVTSMPYTTVEEAVKGDRHASEWYQTLSGEWRFYHVDKPSQRNNDFYKDNYDVSKWDKIKVPSSWQLLGYDHPIYTNVIYPWSQNNRVSAPYAPTDFNPVGHYRRTFTVPETWDGKRIRLHFEGVESAYYVWVNGNYVGYSEDTFTGHEFDINKYLRKGENNISVQVFRWCDGSWLEDQDFIRLSGIMRDVYIYAVPQVHIQDFQIDATLTNNYKDGLLKTTAWIYNSTGKQSGDYTVELSLYDASGAEVIKPTSQKVSGIGPNGAEKSVHFEIPYSSPKRWSAETPDLYTAVLTFKDADGKILQVESNKIGFRKIEIKKDNGAPRLYVNGMPVKFHGVDRHELDPDNGRAVTYDRMEKDIILMKRFNINALRMSHYPNNPVMYDLCDKYGIYVIDEANVESHGANNDLPKNSDDWRAPAVDRMNSMVQRDKNHPSIILWSLGNEAGNGNVFASERQRAHEIDSTRFVHYEGDWNNADVNSWMYFGPDAIQNYRDANKPIMLCEYEHAMGNSVGDLQEYMDAFYGNPRSFGGFIWDFIDQGLRHKGTPYFEFGGMWGDWQNDDNFCANGLVFPDRKIQPEMWEVKYQYSQVRVHNVDAAKGKIEIESRYLYKNLGDFLDAFWQIKENGKVIKEGKIDGSQMNIGPNQKKTVTIDMPKIETTVGAEYFLDIDFRLKKDELWAKAGYSIGHEQFGIDLGQLWSTEIDVSTMEAHKVTKNNGLTIEGSDFKIKFDEKSGTLASYVLDGDTIIKNGGRPNFWRAPIDNDKGFNMERGHGEWRKASNNRSVTSEVKEVSARETQVTFNFGFPDVGSTRMKLTYTVYGSGDIVVEYTLNPDGSKSYLPNVGTLFTVPGGYEKVRYFGRGPDENYIGRNRGSFMGLYSTYADSMTVMYMEIGETGQRTDVKWATLTNEKTGKGLMIVGNPRMEFSAQHYTPEQLTNVKLPWELKRDKDITLRVDLHQMGVGGINSWGAEPLNAYRLNANREYSHKFRIAPIRKQLNDPTEYSLLGFTNFGWNKEIPPAKYGRDEINKIYENQPEKDITEGANPDTEGIIPVALPGKIRDLSVAEKNYNVFDAQGKKVGAFTTRGVEDLHAITSGLVKNSGVYIVKSKNGGQAFRITVKK; this is encoded by the coding sequence ATGAACTTTGGTTCTAGTTTGTCTTTGGTTTTGTCTGCTGGACTATTGTCCGCAGTATCTTTGTTTGCCCAGCCCAACGATGAATGGAATGGCAAGCCAAGAATTTTTGGTGTGAATAGGTTGAACCCGCACGTGACTTCGATGCCATATACGACAGTCGAAGAAGCTGTGAAGGGCGACCGTCACGCTTCGGAATGGTACCAGACGCTTTCGGGCGAATGGAGATTTTACCATGTCGATAAGCCTAGCCAGCGTAACAATGATTTCTACAAGGACAACTATGATGTATCCAAGTGGGATAAAATCAAGGTTCCGAGTTCTTGGCAGCTTTTAGGCTATGACCATCCGATTTATACCAACGTTATTTATCCGTGGTCCCAGAACAACCGCGTTTCTGCACCGTATGCTCCGACGGATTTTAACCCGGTCGGTCATTATCGCCGTACGTTCACGGTTCCCGAAACTTGGGACGGCAAGCGCATCCGTTTGCACTTTGAAGGTGTTGAATCCGCTTACTATGTATGGGTGAACGGCAATTATGTCGGCTACAGTGAAGATACTTTCACGGGTCATGAATTCGATATCAATAAGTACCTCCGCAAGGGCGAAAACAACATCTCCGTGCAGGTGTTCCGCTGGTGCGACGGTTCTTGGCTCGAAGACCAGGACTTTATCCGTCTTTCCGGTATTATGCGCGATGTGTATATCTACGCTGTGCCGCAGGTCCATATTCAGGACTTCCAGATTGATGCTACTCTTACGAACAACTACAAGGATGGTCTCTTAAAGACGACCGCTTGGATTTACAATTCTACGGGCAAGCAGTCTGGTGATTACACCGTGGAACTTTCTTTGTACGATGCTTCCGGTGCCGAAGTGATTAAGCCGACTTCCCAGAAGGTTTCCGGCATTGGTCCGAATGGAGCCGAAAAGAGCGTCCACTTCGAAATTCCGTATTCTTCTCCGAAGCGTTGGTCTGCTGAAACGCCGGACCTCTATACCGCAGTGCTCACGTTCAAGGATGCTGACGGCAAGATTCTCCAGGTTGAAAGTAACAAGATTGGCTTCCGCAAGATTGAAATCAAGAAAGACAATGGTGCTCCGCGTTTGTACGTAAACGGCATGCCTGTGAAGTTCCATGGTGTGGACCGTCACGAACTTGATCCGGATAACGGCCGTGCTGTGACTTACGATCGTATGGAAAAAGACATTATCCTCATGAAGCGCTTCAACATCAACGCGCTCCGTATGTCTCACTATCCGAACAATCCGGTGATGTACGATCTCTGCGACAAGTACGGTATTTACGTGATTGACGAAGCGAACGTCGAAAGTCACGGTGCAAACAATGACCTCCCGAAGAATAGCGATGATTGGCGCGCTCCGGCTGTGGACCGCATGAATTCCATGGTGCAGCGTGATAAAAACCATCCGTCCATTATTCTTTGGTCTCTCGGTAACGAAGCCGGTAACGGTAACGTGTTCGCCTCGGAACGTCAGCGTGCTCATGAAATCGACTCTACGCGCTTTGTGCATTACGAAGGCGACTGGAACAATGCCGATGTGAACAGCTGGATGTACTTTGGTCCGGATGCAATTCAAAATTATAGGGATGCCAACAAGCCGATTATGTTGTGCGAATACGAGCACGCAATGGGTAACTCTGTGGGTGATTTGCAGGAATACATGGACGCCTTCTACGGTAACCCGCGCTCTTTCGGTGGCTTCATTTGGGACTTCATTGACCAGGGCCTGCGCCACAAGGGAACTCCGTACTTCGAATTTGGCGGTATGTGGGGCGACTGGCAGAACGACGACAACTTCTGCGCTAACGGTCTCGTGTTCCCCGATCGTAAAATCCAGCCGGAAATGTGGGAAGTCAAGTACCAGTACAGTCAAGTTCGCGTCCATAACGTAGACGCCGCAAAGGGCAAGATTGAAATTGAAAGCCGCTACCTCTACAAGAATCTTGGCGACTTCCTCGATGCCTTCTGGCAGATTAAGGAAAACGGCAAGGTCATTAAGGAAGGTAAGATTGACGGGTCACAGATGAACATCGGTCCGAACCAGAAGAAAACCGTAACGATTGACATGCCAAAGATTGAAACGACAGTCGGTGCCGAGTACTTCCTGGATATCGATTTCCGCCTCAAAAAAGATGAACTCTGGGCTAAGGCGGGCTACAGCATCGGTCATGAACAGTTCGGCATTGATTTAGGCCAGCTCTGGTCTACTGAAATTGATGTGAGCACCATGGAGGCTCACAAGGTCACTAAGAACAATGGTCTCACGATTGAAGGCTCTGATTTCAAGATTAAGTTTGACGAAAAGTCCGGTACGCTTGCAAGCTACGTTCTTGATGGCGATACGATTATCAAGAACGGCGGCCGTCCGAACTTCTGGCGTGCCCCGATTGATAACGACAAGGGCTTCAACATGGAACGCGGCCATGGCGAATGGCGCAAGGCAAGCAACAACCGCTCTGTCACTTCCGAAGTCAAGGAAGTTTCCGCTCGCGAAACGCAGGTGACGTTCAATTTCGGTTTCCCGGATGTCGGCAGCACCCGCATGAAGCTTACGTACACGGTTTACGGCAGTGGCGATATCGTTGTGGAATACACGCTCAATCCTGATGGGTCCAAGAGCTATTTGCCAAACGTGGGTACGCTCTTCACTGTTCCTGGTGGTTACGAAAAGGTCCGTTACTTTGGTCGTGGTCCGGATGAAAACTACATCGGACGTAACCGCGGTAGCTTCATGGGACTTTATTCGACGTATGCAGACTCTATGACCGTCATGTACATGGAAATTGGCGAAACGGGTCAGCGCACCGATGTCAAGTGGGCAACGCTTACAAACGAAAAGACCGGCAAGGGCCTTATGATTGTGGGTAACCCGCGCATGGAATTCAGCGCCCAGCACTACACTCCGGAACAGCTCACTAATGTAAAGCTCCCGTGGGAACTCAAGCGCGACAAGGATATCACGCTCCGTGTGGACTTGCACCAAATGGGTGTCGGTGGCATCAACTCTTGGGGCGCAGAACCGCTCAACGCTTATCGCCTGAATGCCAATCGCGAATACTCTCACAAGTTCCGCATAGCTCCGATTCGTAAGCAGTTGAACGATCCGACAGAATACTCGCTGCTTGGTTTCACGAACTTTGGCTGGAACAAGGAAATTCCGCCTGCAAAATACGGCCGTGACGAGATCAACAAGATTTACGAAAATCAGCCGGAAAAGGATATCACGGAAGGTGCAAATCCTGATACGGAAGGGATTATTCCTGTAGCGCTCCCGGGCAAGATTCGTGACCTCTCTGTCGCAGAAAAGAACTACAATGTCTTTGATGCTCAGGGCAAGAAGGTCGGTGCGTTTACGACTCGCGGTGTCGAAGACCTCCATGCGATTACGTCTGGGCTCGTCAAGAATTCTGGCGTGTATATCGTGAAGTCCAAGAACGGTGGCCAAGCCTTCCGCATCACCGTTAAGAAGTAA
- a CDS encoding family 43 glycosylhydrolase: protein MKLTNKLLLAFGLGFASNALAENPIIQTYYSPDPAPVVFGDTVCVYTGNDEGGSFFTMHGWRVSCTTDMVNWTDMGELILTNENFGGNAKKNGDWAAQVVRRNGKYYYYVTVESTRGGRAINVAVADKPEGPFKDARNGQHLAGPNWDYIDPTVWIDDDGQAWLYWGNPKLYYAKLKENMIEFDGDIKVTDMSRGFSPSGNSVYTEGPWIHKRDKKYYMIYASHGVPEKISYSTSDSPTGPWKWGGVIMDQGNGTAFTNHSGLIDFKGRSFFFYHNQKNVSGGGYSRSTAVEEFTWNADGSIPTIKSTNDGVKKPIKNLDPFTRVEAETKSWVGGINVDKSGGYTIIKHVAKQGDNVYLTNMGSNFYTKVRSVDMGDGADRIIVCTRGNGGKIELHAKSETGATLATMNIPASSSWQENTFDLKDAAGVEDLFFVVKQGGFDFDYWYMESEKTAIPQTPFKEVASAIPGKIEAEDYDVGGHNKAFYDNDRENKGGAYREDEVDIVQIDSADKSKGFALGYTEDGEWVEYTIDNQIASEYTVRLNMATASDDVGVQFFIDDKEITDVIKAEKGEDWDHYSTVEAKTKEIPKGEHVLRMQIVGNFVNVDWFKFCMGFDCEESSIALPKSRVELQIPEKIYAVFGMTGKFLGNVEVNGQSVAKSIRAAGFVPGVYMVRSVGQSKTFRVLVK from the coding sequence ATGAAACTTACAAATAAACTCTTGCTCGCGTTTGGACTTGGTTTTGCGTCCAATGCGCTTGCTGAAAATCCGATTATCCAGACGTACTATTCGCCGGACCCGGCTCCGGTCGTGTTTGGTGATACCGTTTGCGTGTACACGGGAAACGACGAAGGCGGTTCCTTCTTTACCATGCACGGTTGGCGCGTCTCTTGCACCACCGATATGGTGAACTGGACCGATATGGGCGAACTCATCCTCACGAATGAAAACTTTGGTGGCAATGCCAAGAAAAACGGTGACTGGGCTGCTCAAGTTGTTCGTCGCAATGGCAAGTATTACTACTACGTGACTGTAGAATCGACTCGCGGTGGCCGCGCTATCAACGTTGCCGTGGCAGACAAGCCCGAAGGACCGTTCAAGGATGCGCGCAATGGACAGCATCTCGCAGGCCCGAACTGGGATTACATTGACCCGACCGTTTGGATTGATGACGATGGCCAGGCATGGCTCTACTGGGGCAACCCGAAACTCTATTACGCCAAGCTCAAAGAAAACATGATTGAGTTCGATGGCGACATCAAGGTGACGGACATGAGTCGCGGATTCTCTCCGAGCGGCAACTCCGTTTACACTGAAGGTCCGTGGATTCACAAGCGCGACAAAAAATATTACATGATTTACGCTTCCCATGGCGTGCCCGAAAAGATTTCATATTCGACAAGTGATTCTCCGACGGGACCGTGGAAGTGGGGCGGCGTCATCATGGATCAGGGCAACGGGACTGCGTTCACAAACCACTCCGGTCTCATTGACTTCAAGGGCCGTAGCTTCTTCTTCTATCACAACCAGAAGAACGTGAGTGGCGGTGGCTATAGCCGTTCTACTGCGGTTGAAGAATTTACCTGGAATGCTGACGGTTCGATTCCGACCATCAAGTCTACGAATGATGGCGTCAAGAAGCCGATTAAGAACCTTGACCCATTCACTCGCGTTGAAGCCGAAACGAAGTCTTGGGTCGGTGGCATCAATGTCGATAAGAGCGGTGGATATACCATCATCAAGCATGTGGCAAAGCAGGGCGATAACGTCTACCTCACCAACATGGGCTCGAACTTCTATACAAAGGTTCGCTCTGTGGACATGGGTGATGGCGCAGACCGCATCATTGTATGCACGAGAGGTAATGGCGGTAAGATTGAACTCCACGCTAAGTCCGAAACTGGAGCAACACTTGCAACGATGAATATTCCGGCAAGTTCTAGCTGGCAAGAAAACACCTTCGACTTGAAGGATGCTGCAGGCGTTGAAGACTTGTTCTTCGTCGTCAAGCAGGGTGGTTTCGATTTCGACTATTGGTACATGGAAAGCGAAAAGACTGCTATTCCGCAGACTCCGTTCAAGGAAGTCGCATCTGCAATCCCGGGCAAGATTGAAGCGGAAGATTACGATGTCGGTGGTCACAACAAGGCCTTCTACGATAACGACCGCGAAAACAAGGGCGGCGCCTATCGCGAAGATGAAGTGGACATCGTGCAAATTGACTCTGCGGACAAGTCTAAGGGCTTCGCTCTCGGTTACACCGAGGATGGCGAATGGGTGGAATACACTATCGATAACCAGATTGCGTCTGAATACACGGTTCGTTTGAACATGGCTACGGCATCTGATGATGTCGGCGTCCAGTTCTTCATTGATGACAAGGAAATTACCGATGTCATCAAGGCCGAAAAGGGCGAAGATTGGGATCATTATTCTACGGTTGAAGCAAAGACCAAGGAAATCCCGAAGGGCGAACATGTACTCAGAATGCAAATTGTCGGGAACTTCGTGAACGTGGACTGGTTCAAATTCTGCATGGGCTTTGATTGCGAAGAAAGCTCGATTGCTCTCCCGAAATCTCGCGTGGAACTCCAGATTCCTGAAAAGATTTACGCAGTCTTTGGCATGACCGGCAAGTTCCTCGGCAATGTTGAAGTGAACGGTCAGAGCGTAGCCAAGTCCATCCGCGCCGCAGGCTTTGTGCCGGGTGTGTACATGGTCCGCAGCGTAGGCCAGTCCAAGACCTTCCGCGTCCTCGTGAAGTAA
- a CDS encoding carbohydrate-binding protein: protein MSFQKIGHFIAVSALFLGATVATAADQATFYVAPNGSDSNKGTEEAPFKTITQAQKAVRAINGTMTGDISVILRGGTYQLSSTVNFTEADGGKDGFYVRYKAYPNETPLITGGIPMSGWTIHDEKNNIWKVEGVDARFRQMYVNGKKAIRARMPNLLDNGDHNFFRLNKVDSAGSAFLVNNSDIGEANWKNLNKVEIHLMIAWAESILRLESATKNGNVTKLEPRDPERTKLFKRKYPMLGTAFMSNPPKQQVYYLENAYEFIDQPGEWYLDESTGTLYYKARAGENMATANVVVPRVNTLFSILGKDTKNKVGYMSFEGITFANSNFLRPSEEGFLDLQASMFNIDVLPENGRLGSNKFLLWRPDAGFRVENAHHFKIKNCTFTQMAATGLDFVSGTNDDVIEGNVFYEIGGCGIMLGKFSQDSTTEIHIPYNPKDKDEISTRDTIRYNLVTNVTNEHQGAVGIAAGYPRYVVIENNEVSYTNYSGISVGYGWTKSETAMTNNKINKNNIHHIARLLCDSGPIYTLSNQGTGSEIKENYIHDMSQSKWSDYWILPIYLDEGSSGFAVENNSYKNAPSGVGRNAPGQFTEKNNGGYIASVAEAAGLQGEFKNIGDRINTIPLPDFSNVVPQAPFVENMTIPGTIEMENYDEGGQSVSFNDKDFVNEGGAYREDGVDITQIDSTDKTKGYAVGYTQAGEWMEYTVNVTAGEYVFLANVASGLEGSSFQLFMDGKAISDTIVAPKGEDWNTYGTVEGKTTALEAGEHVLRVAITGAYLNIDWIKFGKSADEIISIKPSVRYGLNMDISRSSTLNVFDIRGQHMGVIRVMGMPTTSSVMQAMHAKNFKSGVYFVQSVNKAFGKMIQVK, encoded by the coding sequence ATGAGCTTCCAAAAAATTGGCCATTTTATCGCAGTCTCGGCACTCTTCCTTGGTGCAACTGTTGCTACAGCCGCTGATCAGGCTACATTCTATGTCGCTCCCAATGGTAGCGATTCCAACAAGGGTACCGAAGAGGCCCCGTTCAAGACCATTACGCAGGCACAAAAGGCTGTGCGCGCCATCAACGGCACCATGACGGGCGATATTTCGGTCATTCTCCGTGGCGGTACCTACCAGCTTTCGTCTACGGTCAATTTTACTGAGGCTGATGGCGGTAAGGATGGTTTCTACGTCCGCTATAAAGCCTATCCGAACGAAACTCCGCTTATTACGGGCGGTATCCCGATGTCTGGCTGGACGATTCACGATGAAAAGAACAACATCTGGAAGGTCGAAGGTGTCGATGCCCGTTTCCGCCAGATGTACGTGAACGGCAAAAAGGCAATTCGCGCGCGTATGCCGAATTTGCTCGATAACGGCGACCATAACTTCTTCCGCTTGAACAAAGTGGACTCTGCCGGCAGCGCCTTCCTCGTCAACAACAGCGATATTGGCGAAGCCAACTGGAAGAATTTGAACAAAGTTGAAATCCACTTGATGATTGCCTGGGCCGAAAGCATTTTGCGCCTTGAATCGGCTACAAAGAACGGCAATGTCACAAAGCTTGAACCGCGCGACCCTGAAAGAACAAAGCTCTTTAAGCGCAAATACCCGATGCTTGGCACGGCTTTCATGAGCAATCCGCCGAAGCAGCAAGTTTACTACCTTGAAAATGCTTACGAATTTATCGATCAGCCGGGCGAATGGTACTTGGACGAATCGACTGGTACGCTTTATTACAAGGCCCGCGCAGGCGAAAACATGGCGACCGCAAATGTTGTCGTTCCGCGCGTCAATACGCTCTTCAGCATCCTCGGTAAGGATACTAAGAACAAAGTTGGTTACATGTCTTTTGAAGGCATAACCTTTGCAAACTCCAATTTCTTGCGTCCGAGCGAAGAAGGCTTCCTGGATTTGCAGGCAAGTATGTTCAACATTGACGTGCTCCCGGAAAATGGCCGCCTCGGCAGCAATAAGTTCCTCCTCTGGCGTCCGGATGCTGGTTTCCGCGTCGAAAATGCGCACCATTTCAAAATCAAGAATTGCACGTTCACGCAGATGGCTGCAACTGGTCTTGACTTTGTCTCTGGTACAAATGATGACGTGATTGAAGGCAACGTATTCTATGAAATCGGCGGCTGCGGCATTATGCTCGGCAAGTTCTCTCAAGACTCCACGACCGAAATTCACATCCCGTACAATCCGAAGGACAAGGACGAAATCAGTACCCGCGATACAATCCGTTACAACCTCGTGACAAACGTGACGAATGAACATCAGGGCGCTGTGGGCATTGCCGCCGGGTATCCGCGTTATGTCGTCATCGAAAATAACGAAGTGTCCTATACAAACTATTCCGGTATCTCTGTGGGTTATGGCTGGACCAAGAGCGAAACAGCCATGACGAACAACAAAATTAATAAGAACAACATCCACCACATTGCCCGTTTGCTTTGCGACTCCGGTCCGATTTATACATTGAGCAACCAGGGCACGGGTAGCGAAATCAAGGAAAACTACATCCATGATATGTCCCAGTCCAAGTGGTCGGATTACTGGATTTTGCCGATTTATCTTGACGAAGGCTCTAGTGGCTTTGCTGTCGAAAACAACTCTTACAAGAACGCTCCGAGCGGCGTTGGCCGTAACGCTCCGGGTCAGTTTACCGAAAAGAACAACGGTGGCTACATCGCTTCTGTTGCCGAAGCTGCGGGCCTTCAGGGCGAATTCAAAAACATCGGTGACCGCATCAACACCATCCCGCTTCCGGACTTCTCCAATGTGGTTCCGCAGGCTCCGTTTGTCGAAAACATGACAATCCCGGGCACCATCGAAATGGAAAACTACGATGAAGGTGGCCAGAGCGTTTCCTTCAACGACAAGGACTTTGTGAACGAAGGCGGCGCCTACCGCGAAGATGGCGTGGACATCACTCAGATTGATTCTACCGACAAGACTAAGGGCTATGCTGTGGGTTACACGCAGGCTGGTGAATGGATGGAATACACCGTGAATGTCACAGCTGGTGAATACGTGTTCCTTGCAAACGTGGCTTCTGGTCTCGAAGGCTCTAGCTTCCAGCTCTTCATGGATGGCAAGGCGATTAGCGATACGATTGTTGCCCCGAAGGGCGAAGACTGGAATACTTATGGCACGGTTGAAGGCAAGACGACCGCTCTTGAAGCTGGTGAACATGTGCTTCGCGTGGCCATCACGGGCGCTTACCTGAACATTGACTGGATCAAGTTCGGTAAGTCCGCAGATGAAATCATCTCCATCAAGCCGAGCGTCCGTTACGGTTTGAACATGGATATCTCCCGCAGCTCTACGCTGAACGTGTTTGATATCCGTGGCCAGCACATGGGCGTCATCCGCGTGATGGGCATGCCGACAACGAGCTCTGTAATGCAGGCTATGCATGCAAAGAACTTCAAGTCTGGTGTCTACTTTGTCCAGAGCGTGAACAAGGCATTTGGCAAAATGATTCAGGTAAAATAA
- a CDS encoding carbohydrate-binding protein, which yields MFGLNKKNGCKLGVLATLTLAGLASQAFASADTLVLTPPLGWNSWNVFHENINEKQIQEIADAMVESGLRDAGYVFLNLDDNWMDTKRDAQGNLQNNPKTFPSGMKAIADYVHKKGLKFGLYGDRGKRTCHHYNSNWQSESGSNGHEEQDAKKLAEWGVDYWKYDNCDSDPRTQEKDYTAMSNALRNSGRDIVFSICMWEYKDWMPKIANLWRTTFDIGPEWISTSWYRGVYEIIDANNKYWQIAKPGHWNDPDMLEVGNRGLSYEEQRSQMTMWSIMAAPIMISSDVRNMSNETKELYLNKDMIAINQDSLGVQGHRISDKNGKQVWTKPLKNGDIAVALLNNNNSTQTVECNFKDIGVEGEVEVRDAWKKKDLGPVSSVSIELPAHGSALLRLVLKPVPREPFKGKPLDIPGKIEVEDFDVNGVGQGNTTYNESDTENHGDSDYRPGTGVDLYKKATGVIVGYNQAGEWLEYTVNVAKTGTYTMSASVASANSTSSFKLSMDGKDITEEIAVPAASEGEDNYDDYNTVEAKVSLTEGEHILRFTVTGDWMDIDWIEFTDGTVGLAKVRLTSFESENSYNVFSATGKHLGRVDLNGASMPQALKNAGYARGTYMVRSVKGSQIQRVKVAK from the coding sequence ATGTTTGGTTTGAACAAGAAAAATGGTTGCAAGCTTGGAGTGTTAGCAACTTTGACTTTGGCGGGATTGGCATCGCAGGCTTTTGCTAGTGCTGACACTTTGGTGCTTACGCCGCCGCTGGGTTGGAACAGCTGGAACGTGTTCCACGAAAACATCAACGAAAAGCAGATTCAGGAAATTGCCGACGCGATGGTCGAATCCGGTTTGAGAGACGCGGGCTATGTGTTCCTTAATCTGGACGATAACTGGATGGACACCAAGCGCGATGCCCAGGGCAACCTCCAGAACAACCCGAAGACTTTCCCCAGTGGCATGAAGGCCATCGCTGATTACGTGCATAAGAAGGGCCTGAAGTTCGGCCTTTACGGCGACCGTGGCAAACGCACCTGCCACCATTACAATAGCAACTGGCAAAGCGAAAGTGGTTCCAATGGCCACGAAGAACAGGATGCCAAGAAACTCGCTGAATGGGGCGTTGACTACTGGAAGTACGATAACTGCGACTCGGATCCGAGAACGCAGGAAAAAGATTACACTGCAATGTCCAACGCTCTCCGCAATTCCGGACGCGACATCGTGTTCAGCATTTGCATGTGGGAATACAAGGACTGGATGCCGAAAATTGCTAACCTCTGGCGCACCACTTTCGACATTGGTCCCGAATGGATTTCGACTTCGTGGTACCGCGGCGTCTACGAAATTATCGATGCGAACAACAAGTATTGGCAGATTGCAAAGCCCGGTCACTGGAATGACCCGGACATGCTCGAAGTAGGTAACAGAGGCCTCTCTTACGAGGAACAGCGCTCCCAGATGACGATGTGGTCCATCATGGCTGCTCCCATCATGATCAGTTCCGATGTGCGCAACATGAGCAACGAGACTAAGGAACTCTACCTGAACAAGGACATGATTGCCATTAACCAGGACTCCTTGGGCGTTCAGGGCCACCGCATTTCTGACAAGAATGGCAAGCAGGTTTGGACCAAGCCTTTGAAAAATGGCGATATCGCCGTGGCGCTTCTCAATAACAACAATTCTACCCAGACCGTCGAATGCAACTTTAAAGACATTGGCGTAGAAGGCGAAGTAGAAGTCCGCGATGCCTGGAAAAAGAAGGATTTGGGACCGGTCTCTAGTGTTTCTATTGAACTCCCGGCTCATGGTTCTGCACTGCTCCGCTTGGTTTTAAAGCCAGTTCCGCGCGAACCGTTCAAGGGCAAGCCTCTTGACATTCCGGGTAAGATCGAAGTGGAAGATTTCGATGTGAACGGCGTGGGTCAGGGCAACACCACTTACAACGAAAGCGATACAGAAAATCACGGCGATTCCGATTACCGCCCGGGTACTGGCGTGGACCTTTACAAGAAGGCTACCGGTGTCATTGTTGGCTACAACCAGGCAGGCGAATGGCTTGAATACACCGTGAACGTTGCCAAGACGGGTACTTACACAATGAGCGCTTCTGTGGCTTCTGCTAATAGCACCTCGAGCTTCAAGCTCTCCATGGATGGAAAGGACATTACCGAAGAAATTGCGGTACCTGCTGCAAGCGAAGGCGAAGATAATTACGATGACTACAACACGGTTGAAGCGAAGGTGAGCCTGACCGAAGGCGAACACATTCTCCGCTTTACTGTAACCGGCGACTGGATGGACATTGACTGGATTGAGTTTACCGATGGAACGGTGGGGCTTGCAAAGGTTCGTCTCACGTCGTTTGAATCCGAAAATTCCTACAACGTGTTCAGCGCAACGGGTAAGCACCTCGGCCGCGTGGACTTGAATGGCGCTAGCATGCCGCAGGCGCTCAAGAACGCTGGGTATGCACGTGGCACGTACATGGTGCGCTCTGTCAAGGGTAGCCAAATCCAGCGTGTGAAAGTCGCTAAGTAA